A window of Formosa sp. Hel1_31_208 contains these coding sequences:
- a CDS encoding pseudouridine synthase: MSDNLKRINKHLSEVGYCSRREADKLIDAGRVTVNGMVPEMGTKIAPNDEVRVDGKLIENTKKDFVYLAFNKPVGIVCTTDTRVEKDNIIDYINYHKRIFPIGRLDKPSEGLILLTDDGDIVNKILRASNNHEKEYIVTVDKPISQTFLIRMSDGIYLEDLGQTTKKCKVNKINSNTFSIVLTQGLNRQIRRMCEYLTYEVETLKRVRIMNIVLDIPIGQYRELSEEEFNDLSKLLEDSNKTYKKNTKAKN; encoded by the coding sequence ATGAGCGACAATCTTAAACGAATCAACAAACACCTGAGTGAAGTAGGTTACTGCTCTAGAAGAGAGGCAGACAAACTAATTGATGCTGGACGTGTTACTGTAAATGGTATGGTTCCTGAAATGGGTACTAAAATAGCGCCAAATGACGAAGTCCGTGTGGATGGTAAATTAATAGAAAACACAAAAAAAGATTTTGTATACTTAGCTTTTAACAAACCAGTAGGAATAGTTTGCACCACCGATACAAGGGTTGAAAAAGATAATATCATTGACTATATTAACTATCACAAACGTATTTTCCCTATTGGCCGATTGGATAAACCCAGTGAAGGGTTAATTCTTCTCACAGATGATGGTGATATTGTAAACAAGATCTTAAGAGCAAGTAACAACCACGAAAAAGAGTATATCGTGACTGTTGACAAACCTATTTCTCAAACCTTTCTCATTAGGATGTCTGATGGTATTTACTTGGAAGACCTAGGTCAAACCACAAAAAAATGTAAGGTTAATAAAATCAATTCAAACACCTTTAGTATTGTACTTACCCAAGGCTTAAATCGGCAAATACGTCGTATGTGTGAATATTTAACTTATGAAGTTGAAACTTTGAAACGTGTTCGTATTATGAATATCGTTCTAGATATACCAATTGGACAGTATAGAGAACTTTCCGAAGAAGAATTTAATGATCTTTCAAAGTTGTTGGAAGACTCAAATAAAACCTACAAAAAGAATACTAAAGCTAAAAACTAA
- a CDS encoding alpha/beta hydrolase, with protein sequence MGSFIAKFIGSILNFISWFSPRASAKVALHLFSRPRRTKLKDSEKDFLLTAYIEDVKYEDIKIVTYRWIGKKETILLAHGWESNAFRWKALIEHLKIHEYSIVALDAPAHGNTNGKLFNAILYSECIHAVAKKFNANIVIGHSVGGMATAFFQSKYQLPSVNKIILLGAPSNFVGVFTRYVEMMGYNSRLARAMDALVLERFNEKPEYFHAARFLKDTIINGLIIHDEDDKIIPYNDAEDFNNFYKAAKLITTEGYGHGLRAEVINNHIIEFINA encoded by the coding sequence ATGGGAAGTTTTATAGCAAAATTTATTGGTTCAATTCTAAATTTTATTAGTTGGTTTTCACCTCGAGCGAGCGCAAAAGTAGCACTCCATCTCTTTTCAAGACCTCGTAGAACGAAACTCAAGGATTCAGAAAAAGACTTTCTCTTAACCGCTTATATTGAAGATGTTAAATACGAAGATATTAAAATCGTAACCTATCGCTGGATAGGAAAAAAAGAGACCATTCTTCTAGCTCATGGATGGGAAAGCAATGCTTTTAGATGGAAAGCTTTGATAGAACATTTAAAAATACATGAGTATTCAATTGTGGCTTTGGATGCTCCTGCGCATGGAAACACCAATGGCAAATTATTTAATGCAATTTTGTATTCTGAATGTATTCATGCTGTTGCAAAAAAGTTTAATGCTAATATTGTTATTGGTCATTCCGTTGGAGGCATGGCAACCGCTTTTTTTCAAAGCAAATACCAGTTACCGTCTGTGAATAAAATTATTCTACTTGGGGCACCATCAAACTTCGTTGGTGTTTTTACTCGTTATGTTGAAATGATGGGATACAATTCGAGATTAGCTAGAGCAATGGATGCTCTTGTCTTAGAACGATTCAATGAAAAACCCGAATATTTTCATGCCGCTCGTTTTTTAAAAGACACTATAATCAATGGATTAATAATTCATGATGAAGACGACAAAATCATTCCATATAATGATGCTGAAGACTTTAATAATTTCTATAAGGCTGCAAAACTTATTACTACGGAAGGTTATGGGCATGGATTAAGAGCAGAGGTTATCAACAATCATATTATTGAATTCATTAATGCATAG
- a CDS encoding cupin domain-containing protein: protein MSKKPYIIQKRPFVVPTTDGKLIEEHFGNATTGNSQISIAHMIAPPGWSEPFQTPEFDEYTYIIRGKKQFIINDEEVVLEAGQSIKINKHTRIQYSNPFIEACEYIAICLPAFSMELVNRED from the coding sequence GTGAGTAAAAAACCATACATCATACAAAAAAGGCCATTTGTTGTTCCCACAACAGACGGTAAACTTATTGAAGAACATTTTGGTAATGCCACTACTGGTAATTCTCAAATAAGCATCGCTCACATGATTGCACCGCCAGGTTGGAGTGAACCTTTTCAAACGCCAGAATTTGATGAATACACCTATATCATAAGAGGGAAGAAGCAATTTATTATTAATGATGAAGAAGTTGTTTTAGAAGCTGGCCAATCCATAAAAATCAATAAACACACGAGAATTCAGTACTCAAACCCATTTATCGAAGCGTGCGAATATATAGCTATATGTCTTCCTGCTTTTTCTATGGAACTTGTAAATAGAGAAGATTAA
- a CDS encoding helicase HerA-like domain-containing protein, producing the protein MSRTDDFIKEITDGNTNKGEFITLGSAILDGETLTNTYVNVPLKTMNRHGLIAGATGTGKTKTLQVLAESLSDKGVPVLLMDIKGDLSGLAQPSPGHPKIDERHEKIGLPFEPKSYPVEVLSLSEQDGVRLRATVSEFGPVLLSRILNLSDAQSGVVAVIFKYCDDNKLPLLDLKDFKKILHYATQEGKEEFTQAYGRISTASTGAILRKVVELEQQGAELFFGETSFDVDDLLRVDKDGRGYINIIRLTDIQDRPKLFSTFMLSLLAEIYSTFPEQGDSGRPELIMFIDEAHLIFNEASKALLNQIESIVKLIRSKGVGLYFVTQNPTDVPEAVLGQLGLKVQHALRAFTAKDRKAIKLTAQNYPDTNYYDTADVLTSLGIGEALVSALNEKGKPTPLAATMMRAPMSRMDILTESELGALLADSKLAKKYNEEIDRESAYELLNKKIEVAEAEEAKEKAREEKEALEKAETKRRTSQSRSRSNRQNPIVKVLTSPTVIRSVLGILTKMLK; encoded by the coding sequence ATGAGTAGAACGGACGATTTCATCAAAGAAATCACAGACGGAAATACAAATAAAGGTGAATTTATCACCTTAGGCTCAGCGATACTTGATGGAGAAACACTAACAAATACTTATGTTAATGTTCCATTAAAAACGATGAATAGACATGGTTTAATTGCTGGAGCTACAGGAACTGGTAAAACAAAAACCTTACAAGTACTTGCTGAAAGCTTAAGCGACAAAGGAGTACCTGTATTACTGATGGATATTAAAGGGGATTTAAGTGGTTTAGCACAACCAAGTCCGGGACATCCAAAAATTGACGAGCGTCACGAAAAAATTGGATTGCCGTTTGAACCCAAATCCTATCCTGTTGAAGTACTTTCTTTATCAGAACAAGATGGTGTTAGACTTCGCGCTACGGTGAGTGAATTCGGACCCGTTCTATTATCGAGAATACTAAATCTTTCAGATGCTCAATCTGGTGTGGTTGCAGTTATCTTTAAGTATTGTGATGATAATAAATTACCCCTACTTGATTTAAAAGATTTCAAAAAGATTCTTCATTACGCCACTCAAGAAGGAAAAGAAGAGTTCACACAGGCCTATGGTCGAATTTCAACAGCCTCAACAGGTGCTATTCTAAGAAAGGTAGTAGAATTAGAACAACAAGGTGCTGAACTGTTCTTTGGGGAGACCTCTTTTGATGTTGATGATCTTTTGCGTGTTGATAAGGACGGTAGAGGTTATATCAATATTATTCGTTTAACTGATATTCAAGACAGACCAAAGTTATTTTCAACATTCATGTTGAGTTTATTGGCCGAAATTTATTCTACATTTCCTGAGCAAGGTGATAGTGGTCGTCCAGAATTGATTATGTTTATTGATGAAGCTCACTTAATTTTTAACGAAGCATCGAAAGCCTTGTTGAATCAAATTGAAAGCATCGTAAAACTGATTCGTAGTAAAGGTGTAGGTCTTTATTTTGTGACTCAAAATCCGACCGATGTTCCTGAGGCTGTGCTAGGCCAGTTAGGCTTAAAAGTTCAGCATGCACTTAGAGCATTTACAGCTAAAGACCGCAAAGCCATCAAACTCACAGCACAAAATTATCCAGATACTAATTATTATGATACTGCAGATGTTTTAACCTCTCTTGGAATTGGAGAGGCATTGGTTTCTGCATTGAATGAAAAAGGAAAACCAACACCTTTAGCTGCAACGATGATGCGTGCTCCAATGAGTAGAATGGATATTCTTACCGAGTCAGAATTAGGTGCGCTTCTAGCTGATTCTAAACTTGCTAAAAAATACAACGAAGAGATTGATAGAGAAAGTGCTTATGAACTCCTCAATAAGAAAATTGAGGTAGCCGAAGCAGAAGAAGCAAAAGAAAAGGCTCGAGAAGAAAAGGAAGCTCTTGAAAAAGCGGAAACTAAAAGACGAACCTCTCAATCTAGAAGTCGTAGTAACCGACAAAACCCAATTGTTAAAGTTTTGACAAGTCCTACTGTCATTAGAAGTGTTCTTGGTATTTTGACCAAAATGCTAAAATAA
- a CDS encoding RidA family protein — protein MKNSSLFIIVWFGFGMFSCQQQSQDILFHKSHEAKKSEAPFSDAVEANGFLFLSGQVGMDHTSRTLVKGGITAETIQCIENIKAVLKQHNSSLDRVIKCTVILKNIEDFSAFNEVYKTYFTNKPARTTFAASGLAVGAQIEIEVIAFK, from the coding sequence ATGAAAAATTCTTCTCTTTTTATTATTGTATGGTTTGGCTTCGGAATGTTTTCTTGCCAACAGCAATCTCAAGACATACTGTTTCATAAATCTCATGAAGCCAAAAAATCAGAGGCACCCTTTAGTGATGCTGTCGAAGCTAATGGTTTTCTGTTTTTATCTGGGCAAGTAGGAATGGATCACACTTCAAGAACGCTCGTAAAAGGAGGCATAACTGCTGAAACTATACAATGTATTGAAAATATCAAAGCAGTTTTAAAGCAACATAACTCCTCATTAGATCGTGTAATAAAGTGTACGGTGATTTTGAAAAATATTGAAGACTTTTCTGCTTTTAATGAGGTTTATAAAACCTATTTTACGAATAAACCTGCCCGAACTACTTTTGCGGCATCAGGTTTGGCTGTCGGTGCTCAAATAGAAATAGAAGTCATAGCCTTTAAATAA
- a CDS encoding 7-carboxy-7-deazaguanine synthase QueE, which yields MTRTERQELIDQGLLLPLMEEFYTIQGEGYHKGTAAYFVRIGGCDVGCHWCDVKESWLAELHPPTETEKIVENAAKYSNTIVVTGGEPLTWDMGPLTAQLKAKGLQTHIETSGAYPLSGTWDWICLSPKKMKLPTEEVFDKAHELKCIIYNKDDFRFAEEQAAKVNKDCILYLQPEWSKRDKVVPQIVDYVMANPKWKVSLQTHKYLNIP from the coding sequence ATGACAAGAACGGAACGACAAGAACTTATTGATCAGGGATTGCTTTTGCCTTTAATGGAAGAATTTTATACCATACAAGGTGAAGGTTATCATAAAGGTACGGCAGCTTATTTTGTGAGAATTGGTGGTTGTGATGTAGGTTGTCATTGGTGCGATGTAAAAGAAAGTTGGTTAGCCGAATTACATCCACCAACTGAGACAGAAAAAATTGTAGAAAATGCAGCCAAGTATAGTAACACCATAGTCGTCACAGGTGGCGAGCCATTAACATGGGATATGGGGCCATTAACAGCCCAATTAAAAGCTAAAGGTTTACAAACTCATATTGAAACTTCTGGAGCTTACCCCTTATCAGGAACTTGGGATTGGATTTGTCTCTCGCCAAAAAAAATGAAGTTACCAACAGAAGAGGTTTTTGATAAAGCACATGAATTAAAATGTATAATTTACAATAAAGACGATTTCCGTTTTGCAGAAGAACAAGCTGCAAAAGTAAATAAAGATTGTATTTTGTATCTACAACCAGAATGGAGCAAACGCGACAAGGTTGTGCCTCAAATTGTAGATTATGTCATGGCAAACCCAAAATGGAAAGTGTCATTGCAAACCCACAAATATTTGAATATACCATAA
- a CDS encoding DUF2911 domain-containing protein has translation MKTKSIITTIAMAFIMLISVNVSAQEFAPMDKSPMDAASFPSDYKEANKLIKIVYSRPQLKERSLDKLAPNGKVWRTGANEAAELTLYTPMMLGKTKIAPGTYTFYVIPGEKEWTAIISKDLNVWGSYFYKEANDVARLKVPVSQGKESLEAFSIAFKESNDGVHMHLGWGTLRIAIPFTK, from the coding sequence ATGAAAACAAAATCAATTATTACGACCATTGCAATGGCATTTATAATGCTTATTTCAGTAAACGTTAGCGCGCAAGAATTTGCGCCAATGGATAAAAGTCCGATGGACGCAGCATCTTTCCCTTCGGATTATAAAGAGGCTAATAAACTCATTAAGATCGTTTACAGCAGACCACAACTAAAAGAACGTAGCTTAGACAAGTTAGCCCCTAATGGAAAAGTATGGAGAACTGGAGCTAATGAAGCAGCTGAACTTACGCTTTATACACCAATGATGCTTGGAAAAACTAAAATTGCTCCAGGCACCTATACATTTTATGTGATTCCTGGAGAAAAAGAATGGACTGCTATCATCAGTAAAGATTTAAATGTTTGGGGTAGTTATTTTTATAAGGAAGCAAATGACGTTGCACGTCTTAAAGTTCCTGTTTCTCAAGGCAAAGAATCTTTAGAGGCATTTTCAATTGCATTTAAAGAGTCTAATGATGGTGTTCATATGCACTTAGGATGGGGAACATTAAGAATCGCCATACCATTTACCAAGTAA
- the asnB gene encoding asparagine synthase B, with amino-acid sequence MCGIVCAFDIKQKTDDLRPQVLEMAKTIRHRGPDWSGIYSDDKVIMAHERLAIVDPASGKQPLLSPDKTLILAANGEIYNHRALRKQFKGNYKFQTESDCEVILALYQEKGVDFVDDMNGIFGFAIYDTEKDEYFVARDHMGIIPLYIGWDKNGTFFVASELKALEGICTKIELFPPGHYMSSKDGEFVKWYKRDWTEYDAVKDNETSIAEVKQALEDAVHRQLMSDVPYGVLLSGGLDSSVTSAIAKKYSEKRIEADDKEKAWWPQLHSFSVGLEGSPDLAAAKKVADHIGTVHHEIKFTIQEGLDAIKDVIYNIETYDITTIRSSTPMYLMARVIKSMGIKMVLSGEGADEIFGGYLYFHKAPNAREFHEETVRKLDKLHMYDCLRANKSLAAWGIEGRVPFLDKEFMDVAMRINPKDKMINGERMEKWVVRKAFEDMIPKSVAWRQKEQFSDGVGYSWIDTLKELVDKEVTDEQMANAKFRYPIQTPINKEEYYYRTIFEGHFPSDAAAFSVPQEPSVACSTKIALEWDEAFKNMNDPSGRAIANVHDKAYVKI; translated from the coding sequence ATGTGCGGAATTGTATGTGCGTTTGATATAAAACAAAAAACTGATGATTTAAGACCTCAAGTCTTAGAAATGGCAAAAACGATTCGTCATCGTGGTCCAGACTGGAGTGGTATTTACAGCGATGATAAAGTGATCATGGCACATGAGCGTTTGGCTATTGTAGATCCCGCATCAGGGAAGCAACCATTGTTGAGTCCTGATAAAACCTTAATATTAGCAGCAAATGGTGAAATTTATAACCATAGGGCATTGCGCAAGCAGTTTAAAGGTAATTATAAATTCCAGACCGAGAGTGATTGTGAAGTCATCTTAGCTTTATACCAAGAAAAAGGAGTCGATTTTGTAGATGATATGAATGGGATTTTTGGATTCGCTATTTACGATACAGAAAAGGATGAGTATTTTGTTGCTCGTGATCATATGGGAATTATTCCATTGTACATTGGTTGGGATAAAAATGGAACATTCTTTGTCGCTTCTGAATTAAAAGCTTTAGAGGGTATTTGTACCAAAATAGAATTATTCCCGCCAGGACATTATATGTCAAGTAAAGATGGAGAATTTGTAAAATGGTATAAGCGCGACTGGACAGAATACGACGCAGTAAAAGATAATGAAACGAGTATAGCAGAAGTCAAGCAGGCACTTGAAGACGCAGTGCATAGACAGCTAATGAGTGATGTGCCTTATGGTGTATTGTTGTCTGGAGGTTTAGATTCTTCAGTCACCTCTGCAATTGCTAAAAAATATTCTGAAAAACGTATTGAAGCCGATGATAAAGAAAAAGCCTGGTGGCCACAGTTACACTCCTTTTCTGTTGGACTAGAAGGTTCGCCAGATTTAGCAGCAGCAAAAAAAGTAGCCGATCATATTGGAACGGTTCATCACGAAATAAAATTCACAATTCAAGAAGGTTTAGATGCGATTAAAGATGTGATTTATAATATCGAAACCTATGATATCACAACGATACGTTCTTCTACACCAATGTATTTAATGGCAAGAGTTATTAAATCGATGGGTATTAAAATGGTATTATCTGGAGAAGGTGCTGATGAGATTTTCGGAGGATATTTGTACTTTCATAAAGCTCCAAATGCTAGAGAATTTCATGAAGAAACGGTTCGCAAATTAGACAAGTTACACATGTATGATTGTTTAAGAGCTAATAAAAGTTTAGCTGCATGGGGAATTGAAGGCCGTGTGCCATTTTTGGATAAAGAATTTATGGATGTGGCGATGCGTATCAACCCAAAAGATAAAATGATTAACGGTGAACGTATGGAAAAATGGGTGGTGAGAAAAGCCTTTGAAGATATGATTCCAAAAAGTGTAGCTTGGAGACAAAAAGAGCAATTTAGTGATGGAGTTGGCTATAGTTGGATTGATACTTTAAAAGAGCTGGTTGACAAAGAAGTGACTGATGAGCAAATGGCGAATGCTAAATTCCGTTACCCTATTCAAACACCTATAAACAAAGAAGAGTATTATTATAGAACTATTTTTGAAGGACATTTTCCAAGTGATGCAGCCGCTTTCAGCGTGCCACAAGAACCAAGTGTAGCATGCAGCACTAAAATAGCTTTAGAATGGGATGAGGCATTCAAAAATATGAATGATCCTTCTGGCAGAGCCATTGCAAATGTGCATGACAAAGCCTATGTAAAAATTTAA
- the gyrB gene encoding DNA topoisomerase (ATP-hydrolyzing) subunit B gives MSDKKEEFNKHNYSADSIQALEGMEHVRMRPSMYIGDVGTRGLHHLVYEVVDNSIDEALAGHCDNITVTINEDNSITTEDDGRGIPVDLHKKEGVSALEVVMTKIGAGGKFDKDSYKVSGGLHGVGVSCVNALSEHLKATVFREGKVYEQEYERGKAMYPVKQVGDTDKRGTTVTFRPDSTIFTQTLEYSYDTLASRLRELAYLNKGITIHLVDRRTKKDDGEFEGETFHSTEGLKEFIKFLDGNREPLMKEVIAFEGEKNGVPVEVAMIYNTSYAENLHSYVNNINTHEGGTHLSGFRRGLTHTLKKYADGSGMLDKLKFDIAGDDFREGLTAIISVKVQEPQFEGQTKTKLGNREVSASVSQAVSEMLTDYLEEHPDDAKIIVQKVILAAQARHAAQKAREMVQRKTVMSIGGLPGKLSDCSEQDPAKCEVFLVEGDSAGGTAKQGRDRAFQAILPLRGKILNVEKAMTHRVFENEEIKNIFTALGVTIGTEEDSKALNLSKLRYHKVVIMCDADIDGSHIETLILTFFFRYMKELIENGHIYIATPPLFLVKKGAKKQYAWSDEERAQIMTNYGDGAKIQRYKGLGEMNAEQLWDTTMNPQFRTLRQVQIDNGAEADRIFSMLMGDEVPPRREFIEKNAIYANIDA, from the coding sequence ATGAGCGATAAAAAAGAAGAGTTTAATAAACATAATTATTCAGCCGATAGTATTCAGGCTTTAGAAGGTATGGAGCATGTTCGTATGCGTCCATCTATGTATATTGGAGATGTAGGTACGCGTGGTTTACATCATTTGGTATACGAAGTAGTTGATAATTCAATTGATGAGGCTTTAGCTGGTCATTGTGATAATATTACAGTCACTATAAATGAGGACAATTCTATCACTACTGAAGATGATGGTCGTGGAATCCCTGTCGATCTTCATAAAAAAGAAGGTGTATCTGCACTTGAAGTCGTTATGACAAAAATTGGAGCGGGTGGTAAGTTTGATAAAGACTCTTATAAAGTATCAGGTGGATTGCATGGTGTTGGTGTTAGTTGTGTTAATGCGCTATCTGAACATTTAAAAGCTACGGTGTTTAGAGAAGGTAAAGTTTATGAGCAAGAATACGAACGTGGTAAGGCGATGTATCCTGTAAAACAAGTTGGTGACACTGATAAACGTGGCACTACTGTAACCTTTAGACCGGATTCTACAATATTTACGCAAACACTCGAGTATAGCTACGATACTTTAGCAAGCCGTTTACGTGAATTAGCTTATCTAAATAAAGGGATTACAATCCATCTAGTTGATAGACGAACAAAAAAAGACGATGGTGAATTTGAAGGTGAGACATTCCATTCTACAGAAGGACTAAAAGAATTTATAAAATTCTTAGATGGCAATCGTGAGCCTTTAATGAAAGAAGTAATCGCTTTTGAAGGTGAAAAAAATGGAGTTCCTGTTGAGGTTGCAATGATTTATAATACCTCATATGCTGAAAATTTACATTCATATGTAAATAATATTAATACCCATGAAGGGGGTACACACCTATCTGGTTTCAGAAGAGGATTAACACATACGCTGAAGAAATATGCTGATGGTTCTGGGATGTTAGACAAATTAAAGTTTGACATTGCTGGTGATGATTTCCGTGAGGGATTGACCGCTATTATATCGGTAAAAGTTCAAGAGCCACAATTTGAAGGGCAAACGAAAACAAAGCTTGGTAATAGAGAGGTGTCAGCTTCTGTAAGTCAGGCCGTTTCAGAAATGTTAACCGATTACCTCGAAGAGCATCCGGATGATGCTAAAATTATTGTTCAAAAAGTTATTTTGGCTGCGCAAGCGCGTCATGCTGCTCAAAAAGCACGTGAAATGGTGCAGCGTAAAACAGTTATGAGCATTGGTGGATTGCCCGGCAAACTAAGTGATTGTTCTGAGCAAGATCCTGCAAAATGTGAAGTGTTCTTAGTAGAGGGTGATTCGGCAGGTGGTACTGCCAAGCAAGGTCGTGATCGAGCGTTCCAAGCAATTCTTCCACTTCGCGGAAAAATCTTAAACGTCGAAAAAGCGATGACTCATCGTGTTTTTGAAAACGAAGAAATAAAAAACATCTTTACAGCACTTGGTGTAACCATAGGAACAGAAGAGGATAGTAAAGCACTTAATTTATCTAAATTAAGATATCATAAAGTCGTTATCATGTGTGATGCCGATATTGATGGTAGTCACATTGAAACACTAATTTTAACCTTCTTTTTTAGGTACATGAAAGAGTTGATTGAAAATGGACATATATATATTGCGACACCACCTTTATTTTTAGTTAAAAAAGGAGCTAAAAAACAATATGCTTGGAGTGATGAAGAGCGTGCTCAAATTATGACCAATTATGGTGATGGTGCTAAAATTCAACGCTATAAAGGTCTTGGTGAAATGAATGCCGAACAACTTTGGGACACAACAATGAACCCTCAGTTTAGAACGCTTAGACAGGTTCAAATAGATAATGGAGCAGAAGCTGATCGTATCTTCTCTATGTTAATGGGAGATGAGGTTCCACCTCGTAGAGAGTTCATTGAGAAAAATGCGATTTATGCAAATATTGATGCGTAA
- the mdh gene encoding malate dehydrogenase: MKVTVVGAGAVGASCAEYIAIKDFASEVVLLDIKEGYAEGKAMDLMQTASLNGFDTKITGVTNDYSKTANSNICVITSGIPRKPGMTREELIGINAGIVKSVSASLIEHSPNTIIIVVSNPMDTMTYLVHKTTDLPKNRIIGMGGALDSARFKYRLAEALNAPISDVDGMVIGGHSDKGMVPLTDHATRNSVKVSEFITAERLEQVKEDTKVGGATLTKLLGTSAWYAPGAAVSGLVQAIACDQKKMFPCSTFLEGEYGLHDLCIGVPVILGRNGIEEIVTIDLSDAEMVHLKESAEGVQKTNALLEL; this comes from the coding sequence ATGAAAGTAACAGTAGTTGGAGCAGGAGCTGTAGGTGCAAGTTGTGCCGAGTATATTGCAATAAAAGATTTTGCGAGTGAAGTTGTATTATTAGATATAAAAGAAGGCTATGCTGAAGGGAAAGCCATGGATTTGATGCAGACAGCATCATTAAACGGTTTTGATACTAAAATAACAGGAGTCACAAACGATTATTCCAAAACAGCAAATAGTAATATTTGTGTGATCACTTCAGGTATTCCTCGTAAACCAGGGATGACTCGTGAAGAGTTAATTGGCATCAACGCAGGAATTGTGAAATCGGTATCTGCTAGTTTGATTGAACATTCTCCGAATACAATCATTATTGTTGTGAGTAATCCTATGGATACGATGACATACTTAGTGCATAAAACAACTGATTTACCGAAAAATAGAATTATTGGAATGGGTGGTGCTTTAGATTCTGCTCGTTTCAAATACAGATTAGCGGAAGCATTAAACGCACCAATTAGCGATGTAGATGGAATGGTTATCGGTGGTCATAGTGATAAAGGTATGGTGCCTTTAACTGATCATGCGACAAGAAATAGCGTAAAAGTTTCTGAATTCATAACTGCAGAACGCTTAGAACAAGTAAAAGAAGATACCAAAGTTGGAGGTGCTACTTTAACGAAATTATTAGGTACCTCTGCTTGGTATGCTCCAGGGGCTGCTGTAAGCGGTTTGGTTCAAGCTATTGCATGTGACCAAAAGAAAATGTTTCCATGCTCGACCTTTTTAGAAGGCGAATACGGATTACATGATCTTTGCATTGGAGTACCTGTAATCCTTGGACGCAATGGTATTGAAGAAATCGTTACTATCGATTTAAGCGATGCTGAAATGGTGCATTTAAAGGAAAGTGCTGAAGGTGTTCAAAAAACAAATGCATTATTAGAATTGTAA